The Orcinus orca chromosome 1, mOrcOrc1.1, whole genome shotgun sequence DNA window AATGTGGCAGGTGGGGTCCAAGGCCTGGGGCCGGTGACAGAAAGGTCCTGTGTTCCTCCACAACAGGATTCAATCTTTGGATTCCTGGTGCCCCAGGGTGGGTGCCCCAGGCTCCTGCCTTCAGCCCTCGCAGGAGGACCTCTGGGGCAGCGAGTGTGGTGGGCTCAGCCCAGACCTCAACTTCAGGAGGCTGAGCTAGCTTCCCCTTCCAGGACTGTCCCTCAGGGCCATGATGAGCTGAGCCTCCTGGATTTCCAAAGCTGACAAGGAGCCCACGAAATTCTGACCCCTGAGGGCATGAGAACTGAGGTCCCTGGAGGCGGGTTCTCACCACGCCCCCACTACAGCCTCTGCTCCCAGAGTTCCTCTCCTGTGGCTGGGCCCAGGCCCTCCCAAAGCCTTTGTGATCCCAGCtactgggaaggagggaggagctgccctcaccctcaccccttcCTTAGGGGCTCTGGAGGTTAGAGTTTGAATGATCCCTCCCCTTCCTGGAAAGGATGAGCCAGGGTCGGCCAAGACAATCCCACAGCCTGGCCATTCCACCTGGGAAACATCCTTAGACCCCCACACCTCCCTCTGTTCCCACTGCCCTGACCCTGTTTAGGCCACCATCTCAGTGGCCTCCCAACTGGTCTCCTGGCttccagcccagccccacccttcCCCAGAAGTCAGACCACACGCTGCCCTGCTTAGAACCCTTCTGTGGCTCTCCTTTGCCTCCTGGCCTCAAGcacctctccagcctcctccctcttcccctttcacTCAGTGATCCAGCCATACTTGACTCTGGCCTTTGTCCGTGCTGTCCCCTCTGGCTGGGGCACCCTCACATGCTCAGCCCTACAGTCATTCAGGACTTTGCTCCACGTCCCTTCCCCCAGAAGTCCCCTTGCTGGCCTCCTCTGGATTAGATGAGCCTTTACGTTCTCAGCGGCTCACCTACTGCCCCTGGGTGCGCTGTTTAGTCGTGTtacatacattcacattgttgtgcaacggATCTCCAGAgcattttcatcttgcaaaactgaaactctatacacaggaaaccatccccatttcccttctccccatccAGGGTGCACTGTTTACTTGTCTTTACCCCCTCCCCTATTAGTCTGTgagccccttgagggcaggcaGCTGAGTCCTGTTTACATGCCCAGCACCTAGCAGGGCCCCAGGCTCATATACGAATTTATGAACTCAACAAATTATTTACTGAGCGCTGAGCACTGCCTGGTGCTGCTGTCCTAGACACTGGAGATCAACCAGGAACCAGCGATAACAAAACTCCCTGTCTTGTGGGCTTTACATTCTAGCCGGAGGGAGACAGACAAAATATAGAATGTGTTAGCTGGTGATACCTGTTAGGTGGAGAGTAAAGCAGGAAAGGAGGATGAGGGCGCAGGAGGTGGGCTTTCATTTTCgaagagaagaagggagaaattCTCATGAAGCAGCTGACCTTTGATGCAGGccctgaaggaagggagggacccCTGTGGCTCTCAGGAGGAAagcacattccaggcagagggaaagacagtgcaaaggccctgaggcagaaataTGCCTGGTGTTTCCTGCCTGAGGGAGAGCAAGGAGGTCAGCGTGACTGAGTGAGGTCAGCAAGGAGAAGAGATGAGGGTTCAGAAAGGCAACAGGTGGGGCAGGTCTTGGAGGCCCCTAAAGGCCAGTGTGAGATGCCTTTGGAGGTTTggggcagaggagtgacatggcCTGATTTAGGTTTTATGGCATCACCCTGGCTGCTGTGCTGGGAATAGACTGTGGGAGTGGGTGGTGGATGCAGATCTCCCCCTTCAACGGAGGACTCGCTGCCCAGCTGTGCGGAGTCTGGCCAGCTGACAGCCTCCAGGTCTGCTTCAGCTGTGCAGGTGGCCAGGCTCTGCTTGGGGTGGCCCCAGGCAATGGCTGAGCCAAGCGTGGTCAAGGGCCCAGCCATTTCCATCCAATGTGACCATCTTTGTGTAACGGACACAGAGCTCCCACGAACGGGTCTTGTCACTCGGTCCTGCTTCCTCCCCTTTCCATTCACAGGTGTTCCTCCCCAGCAGGCCCTTTGCACCCCTCTCTTTTGCAGCATCTGCTTCCCAGAGTTGGAGCAGGAAGCAGGGAGATTATTGCAGTGAGCCAGGTGATAGATGATGCAGGTGTCTCAGCTCGGACTGCTGtaaaaatactacagactgggtggcttaaacaacagaactttatttctcatagtcctggaggctggaagtccaagatcagggtgccagcctgGTTGGGTTCTTGGTGAAGGCCCTTTTCCTGGTTTATATCGGGCTGTCTTCTGAGTATGttttcacatggcagagagagaaagaccatCCCCCTCGTGTCTCTTCTCATAAGAGCACAAATCCATCCTCATGAGcccacttcccaaaggccccaccttttAATAACATCACACTGGAAGTTAgcgtttcaacatatgaattttgggggagacacaaacatttagtccctACCAAGGGGCTTGGATCAGGGTGATGAATACAAAATAATCTATTTGCCTTGGGCTGCAGGGTGGCTGTCACATCATGAAGTAGATGTGGACTCGAAAGTGTGTATATGAAATCTAAATCGTAATCATAAGCACTATCGAAGGAAGCTTGCAGTGACTCCTCACGTGGTTGGGGGAAGAGGAGGTAGAGGTGTGTACCCTCATAAGAGAAGACCAGGGGACATGAGACGTGTGCTGGGGACTCTCCATGGTGAACAGTAGCTCAATACATGCTGGATGGAAAGCGTGAGCGGCACTGCTGGGGACAGCTCTCAGGCCAAATGTGGGATGCTTAGAGCTGGAATATTCCCTCATCTGTGGTCCTGGCCCGCAGCTTGGAGAAGCGGGACCAGGACTGGAGGCTCAGTCCCTGCTGGGATAGCTGATGTTGTTCTCTGGTTGCTCTGACCTCAAAGCCATCCTTATCCAGGCAGTGGGAACCATCCTGGAAGGTGCTGGAATGCAAGACAGCAAATAGGTAGCGATCAGCCCTCCCTGGGACCTTGGCAACCATCCACTCCAAGCTGGGACTGACACACCAGATGGCCTGGGCAGCAGGCAGAGACTTTCCTAAGCATGGTTGTGCATGGATATTTACTGGATATGTTAGCACTGAACTAACATGTTATGACACTGTCTCCTTTTATCTCTGCAACAATCCTAGGAGTGGATACTGTCCTGAGTGCTGGGCTGAATATGTTCCTTTTGCCCCTCAGATCTGCTCTGTGCGCTGGGAGGCTGACCCGTACTGACCGTCTCAATAGGCTTCTGTGCCCTCTGGTTTCTGGTTGTGTTGGGTCAGTGGGAGCCACTGGCAGGTGAGTAGGAGGTGGTAGAGTGAAGTCATGGTACTTATTTGATTGCTGCGGTTGGATGCCTCCTTGCAGCCTTTGTGTGGCAACCCGTCCATTGCTACCCTGGTACTAGCCCCAGGGCACCTTTTATGGGTTTCCTTCAGCACGCCTATACCTTCAAAAACAGTCCCTCAAGGAGACTCTTTGAAGTTCCTTGGTTTGaatgtgccatctgtttcctgttgAGACCCTGACCGATAAAATTCCCATTGTATTGATGACAAGACTGAGGTTCTGAAAGCCTGTCCAAGGTGCAGCATGGTGAAGCTGTGGTCATGAAGTGGTTAAGCTATGATTTAACCTGGGAGGTGAGTGTCAGCCCGGCCCGGGCCCTTTAAACTTGGCTGGCTTATCCACCACAGTAACGACCACACGTGAGAGCAAAGGTGAACCCCAGCCTGTCCTGTTGACACAATGACCCGTCCTTTCCCTGCCTGCACTGGCTCTTGGCTCACTGCCTCCTGGATTTCTGGCTCCTGGCCTTGGCTTTGATAGTTACTAAATGTTCCTCTGCGTGAGTATAGTCTTGCACCCCCTTTTGCTTTCCATCCTGTCCTGGCTTGGATGTTGGTGTTCCTGAAATTTCAGGTCATCACATAGTgctgggagtggggctgggatCCACCTGGGGTTGGTTAGTGCAGGAGATGAGTGTGTCTCTGTCTCCCCCAGGCTCTGAGCTCCTTGGGCTCAGGTCCTGTTCCCCTGTGCAGTCCTCATgtctgccaggggcctggggtgGAGAAAATGCTCAGGGAAAATGGAAGGAGCTGGATAGCGCTTGGGTGAGGCTGGGGCTTCATGCCTTTAGAGGAGCCTGTTGTGAGCATACAGGAGTGAGAGTATGAATAACAGGGATTTTGTGTACACAGGGTGGGGTGCACGTTGTGGATGGCAGTGACTGGgttacagaggaggaaggagtGTGGTTTGTCTGCAACCAGAGGGCTGTGACCGTGTGCGCTCAGGGCAGGGCCTCACTATGAAGGGCTAGCGCTGCTGTTGTAGAGGGAGCACAGCGCCCTCTTGTGACATCTACAATCACAGCATGTATATCTGTAGGTTCCGCCCCAGACCCCTCCTGGGtcaaccccagccccagcctaaATTCAGCTCAAGCCATGGAGctctctccccttctgagggGCTACCTTCTCTGCCCTCAGGGTCTTGTGGGTGGGAGTgtgggagaaaagaagagagtcAACCTGTATAAAAGACAGCCTTTATTGATTTCAAAGAAATTGCCTCGGGGATGTTCCTATCAGCACATCCACCTCAAGTCCCTGAGAGTAGGGTCTGAAAGGCTGGCAACAGACTGAGTACACTTGTGGGAGGAAGATGGGAGCAAAGCTGCCTGAGGGTGGAGGAATAAGATGGGGGGCGGGTTCCCAAAGGGCAGTGGTGAGCCAGAGGATCTCTGGGTGTCTCAAGCCGGGGTTGGTGTCACCAGAGCTTACCCCTTCTCTTCCCAGGCTCACTCGCAGCCTCCAGACCTCCACTGCTGGGAGGATACTTCCTTTCCATCCCAGGAATGTGGGTGCTTCTCCCGAAGGAATGAAGATTCCCTTTGGTCTGGTACATCTCACCAGACCCAGGGCAAGCATCTTTCCCTTTGTGGCCTCCAGGCCTCTGCACCTGCTTTTGTGTGCTAGGAAGCACTTCTCACCTCTCTTAGACATTCCTCCCTCAGGGAAGCCTCTCCCCATCATCCCCTCCTGGCTTAGGTGAAGCCCAGCAGAGTCCTCTAAGTGTCCCCTTGCAGGCAGTAGTTAACTTGCTTGTCTTTCTCCCAGGAGGGCTGCCAGTGGGCCTGTGGTGTGACCTATACCAGACAGACAGCACAGTGCCCAGCGCTCAAAACAATCTACTAAAGGTGAAATTGAATAGTGTAGTGAATTCAGAGTGGGGCCCCCCAGCCCCGGGAGGACCCCTCCACCGGCACAATACCTCCCTGCCTGTCCCCACGGGCAGCCCAGGATCGCTCCCCAGCCCGTGGTCAGATGGGGGTCATGTTGGGTGCCGAAGCACGTATCTTGTCGTCGCTGGAATCCGGGCCCAACTCCCCGGCCTCCACCAGCTTGTGGTGGCAGCGGCAGGTGGAGGCCTGGCTGGCGGAGGACGGGGGGCCGCGGCCCCGGAGGCCGCTCTTTCTGGGAAGGCTTCGCACGACCCTGTGGAAGATGAGGTAGCAGATCTCGCAGAAGGTGAGCACGATGCAGACGGCGGAGGCGCCCACCATGAAGTAGGTGAAGAGCTTCTTCTCGGTGGGCCGGGCGATGTAGCAGTCCACGATGTTGGGGCAGGGGGCCACGTTGGCGCACTGGACCAGGCGGGGCATGCTGAAGCCGTACCAGAGAGTGTGCAGCAAGTAGAGGAAGAGGAATTCGATGAGGAGCTTGAAGATGAGGCTGAACAGGTAGGTCCACCAGAGGCCACCGTGCTTCTTGCCCGCGTTGTCGTACAGCTTGGCGCACTGGTCGCCGTGTTTCTCGCGGTGCCGCCGCTCCCGCTCCTCGCGGTAGGCCACGTGCAGGATGACCAGCAGCGATGGGCACGTGACGAAGATGAGCTGCAGGGCCCAGAGGCGGATGTTGGAGATGGGGAAGAACTCGTCGTAGCAGACGTTGGTGCAGCCTGGCTGCTTAGTGTTGCAGTCAAAGTCCTTCTGCTCGTCCCCCCACACGCGCTCCGCTGCCACCACGTACACCAGCACGCGGAAGACGAACACCACCGACAGCCAGATGCGTCCGAAGGCTGTGGAGTACTTGTTCACCCCGCTCAGTAGGGCCTGGAGCGTCTTCCAGTCCATGGTGCCTGGTGGGGGCGCTGTGGGCCGTGCCCGCCTGACAGGATGGGAAAACCGGTCTGAGAACGGGTAGATGACATTTAcagagcatttactatgtgccaggcgctgttctgAGTTCTCTATGTGGATGGATTCGTTTGATCATCCCAACGACCCTATGAGATCAGGACTGTTATTCTTCCTAAGCTACAGAGAGGAAacgggcacagagaggctaagtaacctgcccaaagtcacagagctataTGCCGGAAGGAAGGGAATGTGCATTTGCTGATAATAAcagttattatttattgagcatttacaacGAGCCAGGCAAGGAGCTAAATACTTTATGTGCtggatctcatttaatccttataaggACCTTGGGAGGTAGACACTATTATGCTTctcattgacagatgaagaaactgataatgaaatgagaaaaggatTGCAAAGCACTcagtacacagtaagtgctcaataaatgctggctaTCCATTGTGAAATCTAGAGCGGTCAAGTCACTCATTTAAAACtagaattggggcttccctggtggcgcagtggttgagagtccacctgccgatgcaggggacacgggttcatgccccgatccgggaagatcccacatgctgcagagcggctgggcctgtgagccatggccgctgagcctgcgcatccggagcctg harbors:
- the GJB3 gene encoding gap junction beta-3 protein produces the protein MDWKTLQALLSGVNKYSTAFGRIWLSVVFVFRVLVYVVAAERVWGDEQKDFDCNTKQPGCTNVCYDEFFPISNIRLWALQLIFVTCPSLLVILHVAYREERERRHREKHGDQCAKLYDNAGKKHGGLWWTYLFSLIFKLLIEFLFLYLLHTLWYGFSMPRLVQCANVAPCPNIVDCYIARPTEKKLFTYFMVGASAVCIVLTFCEICYLIFHRVVRSLPRKSGLRGRGPPSSASQASTCRCHHKLVEAGELGPDSSDDKIRASAPNMTPI